From Yersinia hibernica, a single genomic window includes:
- the fliQ gene encoding flagellar biosynthesis protein FliQ: protein MTPESVMALGVEAMKIALALAAPLLLAALVSGLIVSLLQAATQINEMTLSFIPKILAVFATLVIAGPWMLSLILDYMRNLFTSLPTLIG, encoded by the coding sequence ATGACACCCGAATCGGTAATGGCCCTTGGTGTTGAGGCAATGAAGATAGCCCTTGCACTGGCCGCGCCATTGTTACTGGCGGCCTTGGTCAGTGGTTTGATTGTCAGCCTGCTGCAAGCGGCAACACAGATTAACGAAATGACACTGTCATTCATCCCCAAAATACTGGCGGTGTTCGCCACTTTGGTCATCGCTGGCCCGTGGATGTTAAGCCTGATCCTGGACTACATGCGCAATTTATTCACCAGCTTGCCGACGTTGATTGGTTAA
- the fliM gene encoding flagellar motor switch protein FliM: MGDSILSQAEIDALLNGDSGGDEPEAVTGNETDVKPYDPTTQRRVVRERLHALEIINERFARQFRMGLFNLLRRSPDITVGPIKIQPYHDFARNLPVPTNLNLIHLKPLRGTALFVFAPSLVFIAVDNLFGGDGRFPTKVEGREFTHTEQRVINRMLRLALDAYRDAWAPIYKIDVEYVRSEIQVKFTNITTSPNDIVVTTPFHVEIGALSGEFNICIPFAMIEPLRELLTNPPLENSRQEDSHWRETLVKQVQHSELELVANFVDIPLRLSQILKLQPGDVLPIDKPDRLIAHVDGVPVLTSQYGTLNGQYALRVEHLINPILNALNEEQPNE; this comes from the coding sequence ATGGGCGATAGTATTCTTTCACAAGCAGAGATTGACGCACTGTTAAACGGTGACAGCGGGGGCGATGAGCCAGAAGCTGTTACCGGCAATGAAACAGACGTCAAACCTTATGATCCGACGACTCAGCGACGTGTGGTGCGCGAACGCCTGCATGCGCTGGAGATAATCAATGAGCGGTTCGCCCGTCAGTTCCGCATGGGGTTGTTTAACCTGTTGCGCCGCAGCCCTGACATTACGGTCGGCCCGATAAAAATACAGCCATATCATGATTTTGCACGCAACTTGCCGGTACCGACCAACCTCAATCTGATCCATTTAAAACCGCTGCGCGGCACGGCGCTATTCGTGTTCGCCCCCAGTTTGGTGTTTATCGCCGTTGATAACTTATTTGGTGGTGATGGCCGCTTCCCGACGAAAGTGGAAGGCCGTGAGTTTACCCACACCGAACAACGAGTGATTAACCGGATGTTGCGCTTGGCACTGGATGCCTACCGCGATGCTTGGGCGCCTATCTATAAAATAGATGTGGAATATGTCCGCTCTGAAATACAGGTGAAATTTACCAATATCACCACCTCCCCTAACGATATCGTGGTCACGACACCTTTCCATGTAGAAATCGGTGCGTTGAGTGGTGAATTTAACATCTGTATTCCGTTTGCCATGATTGAGCCACTGCGCGAGCTGCTGACCAATCCACCACTGGAAAACTCCCGTCAGGAAGACAGTCATTGGCGTGAAACACTGGTCAAGCAAGTTCAGCATTCTGAGTTGGAATTAGTCGCTAATTTCGTTGATATCCCACTAAGATTGTCGCAGATACTCAAGCTGCAACCGGGGGATGTCTTACCGATAGATAAACCGGACCGACTGATTGCTCATGTCGACGGCGTACCGGTACTGACCAGTCAGTACGGCACATTAAACGGGCAATATGCCCTACGTGTTGAACATTTGATTAACCCTATTTTGAATGCTCTGAATGAGGAACAGCCCAATGAGTGA
- the fliR gene encoding flagellar biosynthetic protein FliR — MLSVDTTQLSVWVSQYFWPLIRILALITTAPVLSEKQINRKVKVGLAVLITFLVAPSLPPVNIPLVSTGALWVAGQQILIGVAIGLTMQFAFAAIRLSGEVIGLQMGLSFATFFDPSGGPNMPVLARLLNLLAMLLFLTFDGHLWLISLLADSFHTLPIQFEPLNGNGFLALTQAGSLIFMNGLMLALPLITLLLTLNMALGMLNRMTPQLSVFVIGFPLTLTVGIISLGLIMPLLAPFAEHLFGELFDKLAGVISGLAS; from the coding sequence ATGCTTTCTGTTGATACCACTCAACTTAGCGTCTGGGTCAGCCAGTATTTCTGGCCATTGATTCGCATTCTGGCACTGATAACCACCGCTCCGGTATTAAGTGAAAAACAGATAAACCGCAAAGTTAAAGTCGGTTTAGCAGTATTAATTACCTTTCTCGTGGCCCCGTCCTTACCTCCCGTCAATATTCCGCTCGTCTCGACCGGTGCCCTGTGGGTTGCGGGCCAGCAGATATTGATTGGGGTCGCTATCGGTTTAACTATGCAGTTTGCTTTCGCTGCTATCCGCCTGTCTGGCGAAGTGATTGGTTTGCAAATGGGATTATCATTCGCCACCTTCTTTGACCCCTCTGGCGGGCCAAATATGCCGGTTCTTGCTCGGCTATTAAACTTGCTGGCGATGCTGCTATTTCTGACATTCGATGGTCATTTATGGCTAATCTCGTTACTGGCCGACAGTTTTCATACCTTGCCCATCCAGTTCGAGCCCCTTAATGGCAATGGTTTCCTGGCATTAACTCAGGCCGGCTCATTAATCTTTATGAATGGCCTGATGTTGGCATTGCCGCTGATTACTTTGCTACTCACTCTCAACATGGCACTGGGTATGCTTAACCGCATGACACCGCAACTTTCGGTGTTCGTTATCGGTTTCCCACTGACATTGACGGTTGGTATCATTTCTTTGGGACTGATCATGCCGCTATTGGCGCCTTTTGCCGAGCACCTGTTTGGCGAATTGTTTGATAAGCTGGCTGGCGTCATCAGTGGCCTGGCAAGTTAA
- the fliN gene encoding flagellar motor switch protein FliN produces MSDPKLPSDDGKESVDDLWADAFNEQQAADKPAATTEGVFKSLEAPDALGNLQDIDLILDIPVKLTVELGRTKMTIKELLRLSQGSVVSLDGLAGEPLDILINGYLIAQGEVVVVADKYGVRITDIITPSERMRRLSR; encoded by the coding sequence ATGAGTGACCCTAAGCTTCCGTCTGATGATGGAAAGGAATCCGTGGATGACCTGTGGGCTGATGCGTTTAATGAGCAGCAAGCAGCGGATAAGCCCGCCGCCACCACCGAAGGTGTATTTAAATCACTGGAAGCACCAGACGCACTGGGTAACCTGCAAGATATCGACTTGATTCTTGATATCCCGGTAAAACTGACCGTTGAACTGGGCCGCACCAAAATGACCATCAAAGAATTGCTGCGCTTGTCCCAAGGCTCGGTGGTTTCCCTCGATGGCTTGGCGGGTGAACCTTTGGATATTCTGATTAACGGTTATCTGATTGCCCAAGGTGAAGTGGTGGTGGTCGCGGATAAATACGGCGTGCGCATCACTGACATTATTACCCCGTCTGAACGCATGCGTCGCCTGAGCCGCTAA
- the fliO gene encoding flagellar biosynthetic protein FliO codes for MMATASTDSTPAADAALTISPQVSAVQAPVTGFAASHPGATLQSAAPALPAGSVLTQVGSVLGGILLLILFAAWLVRRLGFAPQARNNKLLNVRASCQVGQRERVVIVEVDNTWLVLGVTAQQVTQLQTLPRPAVDETSTDLSSDPAKPADFRQILNTYLLNKKSKHPEKSA; via the coding sequence ATGATGGCAACTGCATCTACTGACAGCACACCGGCGGCCGATGCTGCGCTGACCATCAGCCCTCAGGTGAGTGCGGTGCAAGCGCCCGTGACGGGGTTTGCGGCCAGTCACCCGGGGGCCACTTTGCAATCGGCGGCTCCAGCGCTGCCCGCAGGCTCCGTATTAACCCAAGTCGGTAGTGTGCTCGGCGGCATTTTACTGCTGATCTTGTTCGCCGCCTGGTTGGTTCGTCGTTTAGGTTTTGCACCGCAGGCCCGCAACAATAAGTTATTGAATGTACGAGCCAGTTGCCAGGTTGGGCAGCGGGAGCGGGTGGTGATTGTTGAGGTGGATAACACTTGGCTGGTATTGGGTGTTACCGCGCAACAAGTGACCCAACTCCAGACTCTGCCACGCCCAGCAGTTGACGAGACAAGCACTGATTTATCATCCGACCCTGCCAAACCGGCTGATTTTCGTCAGATACTGAATACCTATCTATTAAACAAGAAATCGAAACACCCGGAAAAATCGGCATGA
- the flgL gene encoding flagellar hook-associated protein FlgL, translating into MRLSTSMLYQQNMQGITNAQSLWMQSGQQLSTGKRVINPSDDPMAASQAVMVSQSEAENGQYTLARSYARQSSSLETTVLQQATTTIQSIQSLVISAKSDILSDDDRASYATQLQGLKDQLINQANTTDGNGRYIFAGFQSDKPPFTVSSSGQVTYTGGDVAIEQRVDTNRTMTVGHTGSSVFMALTSNAKPEPDDINGAPVASEANIFNTIDTVLNSLKTPLQGATDDVKAQASDDMDKGIRGMANSLNNVLSVQAEIGTQLQELDSLDSQGADRTLINKQRLSDLQDVDWNAAISSYVMQQAALQASYTTFTNMQGLSLFQLNK; encoded by the coding sequence GTGCGCTTAAGTACCAGCATGCTGTATCAGCAAAATATGCAGGGCATCACGAATGCTCAATCGCTTTGGATGCAGTCAGGGCAACAACTTTCGACGGGTAAACGGGTCATTAACCCCTCGGATGACCCGATGGCGGCATCTCAAGCGGTGATGGTGTCGCAATCTGAAGCCGAAAATGGTCAATACACGTTGGCCCGCAGCTATGCTCGCCAAAGTTCGTCATTAGAAACCACGGTTCTGCAACAGGCAACCACCACCATTCAGTCAATTCAAAGCCTAGTTATCAGTGCCAAAAGCGATATCTTAAGTGATGATGATCGTGCTTCTTATGCCACTCAGTTACAGGGTTTAAAAGACCAACTGATCAACCAGGCGAACACCACTGATGGTAATGGCCGCTATATTTTTGCAGGTTTTCAAAGTGATAAACCTCCGTTCACCGTCAGCAGTAGCGGCCAAGTGACCTATACTGGGGGCGATGTGGCGATTGAGCAGCGGGTCGACACTAACCGTACGATGACGGTTGGGCATACCGGTTCCAGTGTTTTTATGGCCTTGACCAGTAATGCGAAACCAGAACCTGATGATATCAATGGCGCTCCGGTGGCCTCTGAAGCCAATATCTTCAATACCATTGATACCGTATTAAATTCATTGAAGACCCCTTTGCAAGGCGCAACTGATGATGTGAAAGCGCAGGCTTCGGATGATATGGATAAAGGGATTCGCGGTATGGCTAATTCACTGAATAATGTGTTGTCAGTGCAGGCCGAAATTGGGACTCAGTTACAAGAGTTAGACAGCCTCGATAGTCAGGGCGCTGATCGTACTTTAATCAACAAACAGCGCTTGAGTGACTTACAAGATGTGGATTGGAACGCCGCCATCTCTTCATATGTCATGCAGCAGGCCGCATTACAGGCTTCTTACACCACATTCACCAATATGCAGGGCTTGTCTCTGTTCCAACTGAATAAATAA
- the fliJ gene encoding flagellar export protein FliJ has protein sequence MKSQSPLVTLRDLAQKAVEQASTQLGQVRLSYQNAEQQLSMLLSYQDEYRVRLNDTLSNGMASSSWQNYQQFIQTLEQAIEQHRNQLAQWNVKVEQAVQHWQEKQQRLNAFETLQERAETTARLQENRLDQKLMDEFAQRASQRSLNS, from the coding sequence ATGAAAAGTCAGTCACCTCTCGTCACCCTGCGCGACTTGGCCCAAAAGGCAGTCGAACAGGCAAGTACCCAGTTGGGGCAGGTGCGCTTGTCCTATCAGAATGCTGAACAGCAACTCAGCATGTTGCTGTCCTATCAGGATGAATACCGGGTGCGGCTGAATGACACACTGAGTAACGGCATGGCCTCGTCGAGTTGGCAAAATTATCAGCAATTTATTCAAACCTTAGAGCAAGCCATTGAACAGCACCGAAATCAGTTGGCACAGTGGAATGTCAAAGTTGAGCAAGCTGTACAGCATTGGCAGGAAAAGCAACAGCGGTTAAATGCATTTGAAACGTTGCAAGAGCGGGCTGAAACCACGGCGCGTCTGCAAGAAAACCGCTTGGATCAAAAATTGATGGATGAGTTCGCCCAGCGCGCCTCACAAAGGAGTCTAAATTCATGA
- a CDS encoding flagellar hook-length control protein FliK, producing the protein MNLSLLPAVATAGEAEGAAASSSIAALFTDAGLPADFAKLLGDQLGKELTAMDASTLKSSLAVTSDLTADVDSGKSATGNSKLNQLLAALGDISATLPAGLTHAGQTGDAAGIKKTTVNDDSQLDSSTDKTAPTAWQTLLAMLPHQVANTLASANNGQKTPLAQGKGLTDTTSARQDIATLNSLTSQDKGLAALIGGTVGSAKSDKTATRADALPGTATKSKTTGQDKLALSSAKETDSSALSAKVAPLAASAETTLTAAAADKTQLNSGTVAPSLPPVSSPTLSTTISAHFSAPVSGYLSAQLGSQEWQQSLGQQMIMFSRNGQQNAELRLNPQELGALQISLKIEDNQAQLHFASAHSQVRAAIEAAMPSLRTALAESGIELGQSSVGSEGQWQQAQQQSQQNQQDFASRGQSGYSEIAAGDERVNTPLVTPASLQALANGNGGVDIFA; encoded by the coding sequence ATGAATCTGTCTCTATTGCCTGCTGTTGCAACCGCCGGTGAAGCTGAAGGCGCAGCAGCATCCTCGTCGATTGCGGCGCTGTTTACCGACGCAGGGCTGCCAGCTGATTTCGCCAAACTCTTGGGCGATCAACTGGGGAAAGAACTCACGGCCATGGATGCATCAACCCTGAAATCATCTTTGGCTGTGACGAGCGACCTCACGGCCGATGTTGATAGCGGTAAATCTGCCACCGGTAATAGCAAGTTGAATCAGCTGTTGGCTGCATTAGGGGATATCAGCGCCACACTGCCGGCCGGTTTAACTCATGCGGGGCAAACCGGTGATGCCGCAGGTATCAAAAAAACCACAGTGAATGATGACAGCCAACTGGACAGTTCCACGGATAAAACTGCCCCCACCGCATGGCAAACATTACTGGCAATGCTACCGCATCAGGTGGCTAATACTCTGGCTAGCGCCAATAATGGGCAAAAGACTCCGTTGGCGCAGGGCAAAGGCCTGACTGACACGACAAGCGCCCGACAAGATATTGCCACTCTCAACAGCCTCACTTCGCAAGATAAAGGTTTAGCTGCGCTGATTGGCGGCACCGTTGGCAGTGCAAAGAGTGATAAAACGGCGACCCGTGCTGACGCGCTTCCAGGCACCGCCACGAAAAGCAAAACCACTGGACAAGATAAGCTGGCACTGTCGAGCGCGAAAGAGACCGACAGCAGCGCCCTCAGTGCCAAAGTCGCGCCACTCGCGGCCAGCGCGGAGACCACACTGACAGCCGCAGCGGCGGATAAAACGCAGCTTAACTCTGGAACCGTGGCCCCCTCTTTGCCCCCAGTTTCCAGCCCGACCTTATCAACAACGATCAGCGCTCATTTCAGTGCCCCCGTCAGTGGCTATCTCAGTGCTCAATTGGGCAGTCAGGAATGGCAACAATCTCTGGGGCAACAAATGATTATGTTCAGCCGCAATGGCCAGCAAAACGCCGAGTTGCGGCTCAACCCCCAGGAATTGGGTGCCTTGCAGATTAGCCTGAAGATAGAAGATAACCAGGCGCAATTGCACTTTGCATCGGCCCATAGCCAAGTTCGGGCGGCGATTGAAGCTGCCATGCCAAGCTTGCGTACCGCTCTGGCTGAAAGTGGTATTGAGCTAGGCCAAAGTAGTGTTGGTAGTGAAGGCCAATGGCAGCAAGCGCAGCAACAGAGCCAGCAAAATCAGCAAGATTTCGCCTCTCGCGGCCAGTCGGGATACAGTGAAATCGCCGCAGGAGATGAAAGAGTTAACACGCCACTAGTCACGCCGGCTTCATTGCAAGCACTGGCTAACGGCAATGGCGGCGTTGATATTTTCGCCTAA
- the fliL gene encoding flagellar basal body-associated protein FliL, producing MSQNTFPAKRKSSIWVILLVLIAVAATAGGGYSWWILNKSKPTTAKAVPVIPVFMPLETFTVNLITPDNNLDRVLYIGLTLRLPDDSTRAKLNDYLPEVRSRLLLLLSRQSADSLANEEGKQRLVGEIKNVLSPPMVKGQPNQVVSDVLFTAFILR from the coding sequence ATGTCTCAAAATACCTTCCCGGCCAAGCGTAAGAGTTCGATCTGGGTGATCCTGCTGGTGCTGATTGCTGTGGCAGCCACTGCGGGTGGTGGTTACAGCTGGTGGATACTCAATAAGAGTAAGCCGACCACTGCGAAAGCCGTTCCCGTGATCCCGGTGTTCATGCCACTGGAGACCTTCACGGTCAACCTGATTACGCCAGATAATAATCTGGATCGTGTGCTTTATATCGGATTAACGTTAAGACTCCCCGACGACAGCACGCGCGCTAAGCTCAATGACTATCTACCGGAAGTTCGTAGCCGCTTGCTGTTACTGCTCTCCCGTCAGTCTGCTGATAGCCTTGCTAATGAAGAGGGCAAACAGCGGTTAGTGGGTGAAATTAAAAACGTTCTTAGCCCGCCTATGGTTAAAGGTCAACCTAATCAGGTAGTCAGCGATGTGCTGTTTACCGCATTTATATTGCGATAA
- the fliP gene encoding flagellar type III secretion system pore protein FliP (The bacterial flagellar biogenesis protein FliP forms a type III secretion system (T3SS)-type pore required for flagellar assembly.), which produces MMSLRPLINKAPLLLLALLCAPAAWAQLPGIISQPLANGGQSWSLPVQTLVFITTLSFLPAALLMMTSFTRIIIVLGLLRNALGTPSAPPNQVMLGLALFLTFFIMSPVFDKVYQDAYLPFSQDKISMEVAMDKGSQPLREFMLRQTRESDLALYARLANLPPLEGPEVVPMRILLPAYVTSELKTAFQIGFTVFIPFLIIDLVVASVLMALGMMMVPPASISLPFKLMLFVLVDGWQLLLGSLAQSFYS; this is translated from the coding sequence ATGATGTCTCTGCGTCCACTCATCAATAAAGCCCCGTTGCTGCTCCTCGCCCTGCTCTGTGCGCCAGCAGCATGGGCTCAATTGCCCGGTATTATTAGCCAACCGTTGGCGAATGGCGGGCAAAGTTGGTCTTTGCCGGTACAAACGCTGGTGTTTATCACCACACTGAGTTTCCTGCCAGCCGCCTTGCTCATGATGACCAGCTTTACCCGCATCATTATTGTGCTGGGCTTGCTGCGCAACGCGTTAGGGACACCCTCCGCCCCCCCGAATCAGGTGATGCTCGGTTTGGCGCTGTTTCTAACTTTTTTCATCATGTCGCCGGTGTTTGACAAAGTTTATCAAGATGCTTATCTGCCCTTTAGTCAGGACAAAATAAGTATGGAAGTGGCCATGGATAAAGGCTCGCAACCCCTGCGTGAGTTTATGTTACGCCAAACCCGTGAATCTGACTTAGCACTGTATGCCCGCTTAGCCAACCTGCCGCCATTGGAAGGGCCAGAAGTGGTGCCGATGCGCATTCTGTTACCGGCTTATGTTACCAGTGAGCTGAAAACCGCTTTCCAAATTGGTTTTACGGTGTTTATTCCATTTTTAATTATCGATTTGGTGGTAGCCAGTGTGCTGATGGCGCTGGGTATGATGATGGTTCCCCCCGCCAGTATCTCGCTGCCTTTTAAGTTAATGCTGTTTGTCTTGGTTGATGGCTGGCAGTTGCTACTGGGCTCTCTGGCACAAAGCTTTTATAGCTGA